A window of the Natronomonas salina genome harbors these coding sequences:
- a CDS encoding sodium:calcium antiporter: MVGLSGGVAFYLGLAIVSTAVIWAGSGRLERSAERLSKHYGIPVAVHGAVVVAVGSSFPELSSVVVSTLVHDEFSLGVGAIVGSAIFNLLVIPAVSGLTSDTLEATRDIVHKDAQFYVISILVLFLVFALGATYVPGGTNREAILTPVLALIPLTTYAVYVFLQYQDTQDHVAEKVEVNARRQWGVLAVGLLLIAVGVEGIVRAALGFGAIFETPSLLWGLTVIAAATSLPDAIVSVRAAREGQSVTSLTNVLGSNTFNLLVAIPVGVLLAGSATVNFLAAIPMLGFLAFATILFVVFTRTHLELTDPEAYVFLGLYGFFVLWMTLETTGVVETVRGF, from the coding sequence ATGGTCGGTCTCTCGGGCGGCGTCGCGTTCTACCTCGGTCTCGCCATCGTCTCGACGGCGGTCATCTGGGCGGGCAGCGGCCGCCTCGAGCGCTCCGCCGAGCGGCTCAGCAAGCACTACGGCATCCCCGTCGCCGTCCACGGCGCCGTGGTGGTCGCCGTCGGGTCCAGCTTCCCCGAACTGAGTTCCGTCGTCGTCAGCACGCTCGTCCACGACGAGTTCTCCCTCGGCGTCGGCGCCATCGTCGGCAGCGCCATCTTCAACCTGCTCGTCATCCCGGCGGTGTCGGGGCTCACCAGCGACACCCTCGAGGCGACCCGCGACATCGTCCACAAGGACGCCCAGTTCTACGTCATCAGCATCCTCGTCCTCTTCCTCGTCTTCGCCCTCGGGGCCACCTACGTCCCCGGCGGGACGAACCGCGAGGCCATCCTGACGCCCGTGCTGGCGCTGATACCGCTGACGACCTACGCCGTCTACGTCTTCCTCCAGTACCAGGACACCCAAGACCACGTCGCCGAGAAGGTCGAGGTGAACGCCCGCCGGCAGTGGGGCGTCCTCGCCGTCGGCCTCCTGCTCATCGCCGTCGGCGTCGAGGGCATCGTCCGGGCCGCGCTGGGCTTCGGCGCCATCTTCGAGACGCCGAGCCTCCTGTGGGGCCTGACGGTCATCGCCGCCGCGACGAGCCTCCCGGACGCCATCGTCAGCGTCCGCGCCGCCCGGGAGGGCCAGAGCGTCACCAGCCTCACGAACGTCCTCGGCAGCAACACGTTCAACCTGCTCGTCGCCATCCCCGTCGGCGTCCTGCTCGCGGGGTCGGCCACCGTCAACTTCCTCGCCGCCATCCCGATGCTGGGCTTCCTCGCCTTCGCCACCATCCTCTTCGTCGTCTTCACGCGCACCCACCTCGAACTCACCGACCCCGAGGCCTACGTCTTCCTGGGGCTGTACGGGTTCTTCGTCCTCTGGATGACCCTGGAGACCACCGGCGTCGTCGAGACCGTCCGGGGATTCTGA
- the thpR gene encoding RNA 2',3'-cyclic phosphodiesterase, with the protein MRLFVSVGVDGLEEEIAAVQEPLRDLPGLNPTDPEQAHVTMKFLGEGDHDLEALTDAVEAAVKGADVEPFEARFEGLGVFPSLDYISVVWLGVDDGTEALTDLHRALELETTALGYDEESHEFTPHVTLARMDHAAAKEDVQRYVREEDPEAGTRRVEELRLVESTLTPEGPEYETLERFEF; encoded by the coding sequence ATGAGACTGTTCGTCAGCGTGGGCGTCGACGGACTGGAGGAGGAGATCGCGGCCGTCCAGGAACCGCTGCGGGACCTGCCCGGGCTGAACCCCACCGACCCCGAACAGGCCCACGTGACGATGAAGTTCCTCGGCGAGGGCGACCACGACCTCGAGGCGCTGACCGACGCCGTCGAAGCGGCGGTGAAGGGCGCCGACGTCGAGCCCTTCGAGGCGCGGTTCGAAGGGCTGGGCGTCTTCCCGTCGCTGGACTACATCAGCGTCGTCTGGCTCGGCGTCGACGACGGAACCGAGGCGCTGACCGACCTCCACCGCGCCCTGGAGCTGGAAACGACGGCGCTCGGCTACGACGAGGAGTCCCACGAGTTCACGCCGCACGTCACCCTCGCGCGGATGGACCACGCCGCCGCCAAGGAGGACGTCCAGCGGTACGTCCGCGAGGAGGACCCCGAGGCCGGGACGCGCCGGGTCGAGGAGCTGCGCCTCGTGGAGAGCACGCTGACTCCCGAGGGACCCGAATACGAGACATTAGAGCGCTTCGAGTTCTGA
- the ddh gene encoding D-2-hydroxyacid dehydrogenase yields MLSRIGIHDSVGAVFPPDVLRTELDDLDLEVSVVSTGAVDGCDALVTFDYEAAFLAADLGWIHSIQSGVDRFPFDELRDAGVRLTNSTGIHGDAVGETVAGYMLQFARGLHRYRSNQERRAWSRGEWDDAFTLDGETVCVVGLGTLGRGVARRADALGTDVVGVKRTPTPVDHVRTVHPSTELQEAVSAAKFVVVAVPLTDETEGLVGEAELAAMRDDAVLVNVARGPVVDESALVDALEAGELAGAALDVFETEPLPEDSPLWGMENVVVTPHVAAMTDDYYERIAALVRENARRFETGESLANQVV; encoded by the coding sequence GGAACTCGACGACCTCGACCTCGAGGTGTCGGTGGTCTCCACCGGTGCCGTCGACGGGTGCGACGCGCTGGTGACGTTCGACTACGAGGCGGCGTTCCTGGCGGCGGACCTCGGGTGGATCCACTCCATCCAGTCGGGCGTCGACCGCTTCCCCTTCGACGAACTGCGGGACGCGGGCGTTCGGCTGACCAACAGCACCGGCATCCACGGCGACGCCGTCGGCGAGACGGTCGCGGGCTACATGCTGCAGTTCGCCCGCGGGCTGCACCGCTACCGCTCGAACCAGGAGCGACGGGCGTGGTCGCGAGGGGAATGGGACGACGCGTTCACGCTCGACGGCGAGACCGTCTGCGTCGTCGGCCTGGGGACGCTCGGCCGTGGCGTCGCCAGGCGGGCCGACGCCCTCGGCACGGACGTCGTCGGCGTCAAGCGGACGCCGACCCCCGTCGACCACGTCCGGACGGTCCACCCCTCCACGGAACTCCAGGAGGCCGTCTCGGCGGCGAAGTTCGTGGTCGTCGCCGTCCCCCTGACCGACGAGACCGAGGGCCTCGTCGGCGAGGCGGAGCTGGCCGCGATGCGCGACGACGCCGTCCTCGTGAACGTCGCCCGCGGGCCGGTGGTCGACGAGTCCGCGCTGGTCGACGCCCTGGAGGCCGGCGAACTCGCCGGCGCCGCCCTGGACGTCTTCGAGACGGAGCCGCTCCCCGAGGACTCGCCGCTGTGGGGGATGGAGAACGTGGTCGTGACGCCGCACGTCGCGGCGATGACCGACGACTACTACGAGCGGATCGCCGCGCTCGTCCGGGAGAACGCCAGGCGGTTCGAGACCGGCGAGTCGCTGGCGAACCAGGTCGTCTGA
- a CDS encoding 50S ribosomal protein L39e — translation MSKKSKAKKQRLAKLERQNSRVPAWVIMKTDRDTLRNHKRRNWRRSDTDE, via the coding sequence ATGAGCAAGAAGTCCAAGGCCAAGAAGCAGCGACTGGCCAAGCTCGAGCGGCAGAACAGCCGGGTGCCGGCCTGGGTCATCATGAAGACCGACCGCGACACGCTGCGGAACCACAAGCGCCGCAACTGGCGGCGGAGTGACACGGACGAATGA
- a CDS encoding translation initiation factor IF-6, translated as MLRTALSGSAYVGVFMRATDDCLLARPDLDESLLSDFEAELEVEAVPTTIAGSATVGALAAGNENGLLVSERVTDRERDRIEEGTDLPVVELPGRINAAGNVVLANDAGAYVHPDLPRNAIQAVKDALDVPVERGMIADVRTVGTAAVVTNDGVLCHPKTNDEELDFLEELFGVYADIGTINYGGPLVGSGLVANSSGYVAGQETTGPELGRIEDALGFID; from the coding sequence GTGCTCCGCACGGCCCTCTCCGGCTCCGCCTACGTCGGCGTCTTCATGCGGGCCACCGACGACTGTCTCCTCGCCCGCCCGGACCTCGACGAGTCGCTCCTGAGCGACTTCGAAGCGGAGCTGGAGGTCGAGGCCGTCCCCACCACCATCGCCGGGTCGGCGACCGTCGGCGCCCTCGCGGCGGGCAACGAGAACGGCCTGCTCGTCAGCGAGCGGGTCACCGACCGCGAGCGCGACCGCATCGAGGAGGGCACCGACCTCCCGGTCGTCGAGCTCCCCGGCCGCATCAACGCAGCGGGCAACGTCGTCCTCGCGAACGACGCGGGCGCGTACGTCCACCCCGACCTCCCGCGGAACGCAATCCAGGCCGTCAAGGACGCCCTCGACGTCCCCGTCGAGCGCGGGATGATCGCGGACGTCCGGACGGTCGGTACCGCCGCGGTCGTCACGAACGACGGCGTGCTCTGCCACCCGAAGACCAACGACGAGGAACTGGACTTCCTCGAGGAGCTCTTCGGCGTCTACGCCGACATCGGCACCATCAACTACGGCGGCCCGCTGGTCGGCTCCGGGCTGGTCGCCAACTCCTCCGGCTACGTCGCCGGCCAGGAGACCACCGGGCCCGAGCTGGGTCGCATCGAGGACGCCCTCGGCTTCATCGACTGA
- a CDS encoding 2-dehydropantoate 2-reductase, protein MKFAVFGAGGVGGYLGARLADAGHEVHLIARGDHLEAIRNDGLRLESVAGDTVVEVPATDDPAEVGACDAVLFCVKAYDTRSAAAELDPLLGDDTAVVSFQNGVDNERWLAEAVGDEYVCGGVAYIFSTIASPGVVEHTGGPARFVYGELDGERTDRIRRLDAALSGADGVEAVLADDVSVELWRKFVFICAQAGATATSRLPVGDIRESEPAWRFYRRLMAEVAAVARAEGVDLPDGTVDEWLAFARDLDADAYSSLHYDLEHGNRLELDALHGSVVRHAEEVGVDVPMNEAVHAILSPWAERRS, encoded by the coding sequence ATGAAGTTCGCGGTGTTCGGAGCCGGCGGCGTGGGCGGTTACCTCGGGGCGCGCCTCGCCGACGCCGGCCACGAGGTCCACCTGATCGCGCGCGGCGACCACCTCGAGGCCATCCGGAACGACGGCTTGCGGCTCGAGAGCGTCGCCGGCGACACCGTCGTCGAGGTCCCCGCGACCGACGACCCCGCCGAGGTCGGCGCCTGCGACGCGGTCCTGTTCTGCGTGAAGGCCTACGACACGCGGTCGGCCGCCGCGGAACTCGACCCGCTGCTCGGCGACGACACCGCCGTGGTCTCCTTCCAGAACGGCGTCGACAACGAGCGCTGGCTGGCCGAGGCCGTCGGCGACGAGTACGTCTGCGGCGGCGTCGCCTACATCTTCTCCACCATCGCCTCGCCGGGCGTCGTCGAGCACACCGGCGGGCCGGCGCGGTTCGTCTACGGCGAACTCGACGGCGAGCGCACCGACCGCATCCGGCGGCTCGACGCGGCGCTCTCCGGCGCCGACGGCGTCGAGGCGGTACTGGCCGACGACGTCTCCGTCGAGCTGTGGCGGAAGTTCGTCTTCATCTGCGCGCAGGCCGGCGCGACGGCGACCAGCCGCCTGCCCGTCGGCGACATCCGCGAGTCCGAGCCCGCCTGGCGGTTCTACCGGCGGCTCATGGCGGAGGTCGCCGCGGTCGCGCGGGCGGAGGGCGTCGACCTCCCCGACGGGACGGTCGACGAGTGGCTCGCGTTCGCCCGGGACCTCGACGCCGACGCCTACTCGTCGCTGCACTACGACCTCGAGCACGGCAACCGACTCGAACTGGACGCCCTCCACGGGTCGGTCGTCCGGCACGCCGAGGAGGTCGGCGTCGACGTCCCGATGAACGAGGCCGTCCACGCCATCCTGTCGCCCTGGGCCGAGCGGCGGAGCTAG
- a CDS encoding 50S ribosomal protein L31e — MSAEFDERVMTVPLRDVHAEPNGERADKAMKLVREHLAQHFNVDGEAVRLDPSINEEIWSRGRSKPPRKLRVRAARFEEEGEAVVEAETA, encoded by the coding sequence ATGAGCGCCGAGTTCGACGAGCGCGTCATGACGGTGCCGCTCCGCGACGTCCACGCGGAGCCGAACGGCGAACGCGCCGACAAGGCGATGAAGCTCGTCCGCGAGCACCTCGCACAGCACTTCAACGTCGACGGCGAGGCGGTCCGGCTGGACCCCTCGATCAACGAGGAGATCTGGTCGCGCGGCCGCTCGAAGCCGCCGCGGAAGCTCCGCGTGCGGGCCGCCCGCTTCGAGGAGGAGGGCGAGGCCGTCGTCGAAGCAGAGACCGCGTAA